Part of the Flavobacterium alkalisoli genome is shown below.
ATTAAGGGCAACAGTTTATCGTCATGATTGTTTGCTACCAGCATTTTAAAATAGCTTGAAAAACCAAGCCCGTGTATAATCCCGAAAAATAAAGTGGTAAAAGCAAGGAAGTTTACACTGTCCTTTTTACCCGACTTATTTGCCCTGAATATATTATACAGAGCAGTTATGAGTATTGTTACCGGAATGAGGAATTCCACAAGCTTTCCGTTTACATGGATAATATCGTATACCGAAAGTATAAGCGACATACTGTGCCCTATGGTAAACAATGTTACCAGCAGCAACACATTCTTCCAGTCTTTAAATACGTATGGCACGGTTAGTGCTACGATAAAAAGTATATGGTCGTATGCATAAATATCAAGCACGTGGTACAGTCCCTGCTGAAAATATAACTGAAATTCTGACATAGTAATTTTAGTGTTTGCAAGCCGTAAACTTACATCAATTTTTATAAAATACCTTACTGCAAAAACGCCATAACGGCATATTATTGCCAAAAACTTTTAAAAAAATTTTAAAGGAGATAAAATATAGAATTATATTTGCTCAAAATATATAATACATAGAGAATTATGTCAATTTCAGATTTATTTGATAGCGGCTTTAAAAACAGGAATAAAGGTCACTTTTCGGCTATTGTAAGAGTAGCTATGGAGAACGGACACCTAAGTCCTGAAGAGAAAACGTTTCTTGATAAACTTGCAAAACAACTGGAGATTTCAGAAGATGAATATCAGGAAATAATGGCTAACCCGTTAAAGTACCCTATCAACCCTCCTTACCTGCATGTACACAGGCTGGAGCGTTTGTATGACCTGTCAAGAATGGTTTATGCTGACCATATACTTGGACCAAAACAAAAAGAAATACTTACCCGTTTTGCCCTTGCATTAGGTTTTACACCGGGTAACGTACACTACATTGTAGATAAGGCCCTTTCGCTTTTAGTTCTTAATGTAGATCTTGACACTTTCCTTTACGAAATGCAACACATGAATAAATAAAAAAAGCCCCGAAACCGGGGCTTTTTTTATTACTTATATTTTGCCATAAACTCTTCTGCCTTTTCCACCATATTGTAGCTTCCGCAAAAGAACGGAACTCGCTGATGCAGTTCGGTTGGCTTTATTTCCATTATCCTGTTAAACCCGTCTGAAGCCTTGCCTCCGGCCTGTTCTGCTAAATAAGCCATAGGGTTGCACTCATACAGCAGTCTCAACTTCCCTGAAGGCGCCTTAGAACTGGTTGGGTAAATATATATACCGCCTTTAATCATATTGCGATGAATGTCAGACACAAGACTACCAATGTACCTTGATGTATAAGGTCTGTCTTCCTCTTCTGTCTGGCAGTATTTGATATAGTCTTTCACTCCCTGAGGGAAATGAACATAGTTTCCTTCGTTTATTGAATAAATGTTCCCGTCTTTAGGAAACTGCATATTAGGGTGCGAAAGGTAAAAAGTACCTATTGCAGGGTTTAAGGTAAATCCGTTTACCCCGTGCCCTGTAGTATAAACAAGCATGGTAGATGTACCGTAAATTACATAGCCCGCAGCTACCTGGTTAACCCCCGGCTGAAGGAAATCTTCTATGGTTACAGGTGTGCCTACCGGCGTTACCCTTCTGTAAACCGAGAAGATTGTACCTACCGATACGTTCACATCTATGTTAGATGAACCGTCAAGCGGGTCCATAAGCACCACATACTTGTTATTATTAGATTCATCTTTACCTTTAATTGTTATAAAGTCATCATTCTCTTCAGAGGCTATACCGCAAACAATTTCACGGTTTACAAGCGTCTGCATAAAAGTTTCGTTAGCATAAACATCAAGCTTCTGCTGGTCTTCACCCTGTACATTCTGTTCACCAAAAGCACCTACAATATCTACCAGTCCTGCCTTATTTACCTTATAATTAACCACTTTTGCAGCTAATCGTATCGAGTTAATAAGTCTTGACAGCTCGCCCGAAGAATACTTGAATTCTTCCTGCTTTTCAATTATAAATTCCCCCAGTGTCTTGTTGCGTTCTTCCATTACTATAACGTTGTAGTTGTGTTGAGGGCACAAATATCGATATTTTTGTGATATGATAATAATTTATTATAAGATAGCTAAATAGAATGTATTTTTGCCTCAAATTTTGCTTATGGTTATCCGAAAAGGACAAAAAGAGGACATGCCTGCCGCACTGGAACTTATAAAAGAACTTGCAGTATTTGAAAAGGAACCTGATGCGGTGGTAGTAACTGTTGACGAACTGGTAAAAGACGGCTTTGGCCCTAACCCCCTGTTTAAAACCTTTGTTGCCGAAAAAGACAACGAGATTATAGGCATGGCGCTGTTTTATTACCGTTATTCTACCTGGAAAGGAAAAACCATACACCTGGAAGATCTTATCGTAAAAGAAAATCATCGCGGTACGGGTGCCGGAAGTGCGCTTTATAAAGAAGTTATAAAGTTTGCCAAACAGGAAGGCGTTCGCCGTGTGGAATGGGCGGTTTTAAACTGGAACCAGCATGCCATCGATTTTTATGAACGATCCGGAGCAACAGTTTTTCAGGACTGGCTAACAGTGCAGATGGACGAAGAAGGAATTACAAAGTTTACACTTAATTTATGAGAGTATTTAAATTTGGAGGTGCGTCGGTAAAAGATGCTGACGGCATTAAAAATGTATATGATGTTTTGCAGAAAGTAGGGCATGAAGATGTGCTTGTTGTTATTTCTGCCATGGGTAAAACCACTAACGCCATGGAGGTTGTTGTCAGGAACTATTTTGACAAGTCGGCCGAACTGAAGGCATCTATTCAGGAAGTGAAGAAGTATCATAACCAAATACTTCTAGACCTTTTTGACGACGAAAACCATGCGGTTTTTACTGCTGT
Proteins encoded:
- the fbp gene encoding class 1 fructose-bisphosphatase — encoded protein: MEERNKTLGEFIIEKQEEFKYSSGELSRLINSIRLAAKVVNYKVNKAGLVDIVGAFGEQNVQGEDQQKLDVYANETFMQTLVNREIVCGIASEENDDFITIKGKDESNNNKYVVLMDPLDGSSNIDVNVSVGTIFSVYRRVTPVGTPVTIEDFLQPGVNQVAAGYVIYGTSTMLVYTTGHGVNGFTLNPAIGTFYLSHPNMQFPKDGNIYSINEGNYVHFPQGVKDYIKYCQTEEEDRPYTSRYIGSLVSDIHRNMIKGGIYIYPTSSKAPSGKLRLLYECNPMAYLAEQAGGKASDGFNRIMEIKPTELHQRVPFFCGSYNMVEKAEEFMAKYK
- a CDS encoding GNAT family N-acetyltransferase yields the protein MVIRKGQKEDMPAALELIKELAVFEKEPDAVVVTVDELVKDGFGPNPLFKTFVAEKDNEIIGMALFYYRYSTWKGKTIHLEDLIVKENHRGTGAGSALYKEVIKFAKQEGVRRVEWAVLNWNQHAIDFYERSGATVFQDWLTVQMDEEGITKFTLNL
- a CDS encoding HupE/UreJ family protein yields the protein MSEFQLYFQQGLYHVLDIYAYDHILFIVALTVPYVFKDWKNVLLLVTLFTIGHSMSLILSVYDIIHVNGKLVEFLIPVTILITALYNIFRANKSGKKDSVNFLAFTTLFFGIIHGLGFSSYFKMLVANNHDDKLLPLMEFALGIEVAQVIIVLIVLILSWAVQTFFRFSLRDWILVTCSFVAGVVVPMIINNRIW
- a CDS encoding tellurite resistance TerB family protein, whose translation is MSISDLFDSGFKNRNKGHFSAIVRVAMENGHLSPEEKTFLDKLAKQLEISEDEYQEIMANPLKYPINPPYLHVHRLERLYDLSRMVYADHILGPKQKEILTRFALALGFTPGNVHYIVDKALSLLVLNVDLDTFLYEMQHMNK